The Synergistaceae bacterium DZ-S4 genome includes a region encoding these proteins:
- a CDS encoding alcohol dehydrogenase, giving the protein MLIVACQKCGEVKVLAGSPGPDGIARAVWTCSKCGAGQVMELTISKDARRGDLRKIIGGLALAGRLPEKQGQCDENGGPCEFDQEETEDDLDETKYRL; this is encoded by the coding sequence ATGCTGATAGTGGCTTGTCAAAAATGCGGTGAAGTAAAGGTCCTTGCAGGATCGCCCGGGCCGGACGGGATCGCCCGTGCAGTATGGACCTGCTCCAAATGCGGTGCGGGGCAGGTCATGGAACTGACCATCAGCAAGGATGCAAGACGCGGAGATCTTCGGAAGATAATCGGAGGGCTGGCGCTTGCGGGCCGCCTTCCCGAAAAGCAGGGACAGTGTGACGAAAACGGGGGTCCCTGTGAATTTGATCAGGAAGAGACAGAGGATGACCTTGATGAGACAAAGTATCGGCTCTAA
- a CDS encoding DUF3084 domain-containing protein, with protein sequence MFELFREINWSLLGTLAVVSALVAWAGDIIGMKLGKKRVTFLKLRPKYTSRIISVITGIGIALFTLFVISVASEPVRTALFSMNYVQNQITSLTAELQQNRANLQGMELELFRSKGDVIEKQEELNSLEQKLAAGTKNLKEARAELEKMTAIKEKTEEEQKVLLEEKTALEQETRKLESSVASLKNEAERLKADIQRLREGRIAALTGEKLAQGVISGPDLTPHQLDQAVERLVEETRALLAYRFGTKPEAIKKPLVDKNSVDRAKSVLSKTPGRWLLRLTALSNAVEGEPVMAELETYNTKRIFASGDMLAEKIINKGSSREEAEEMLFLMLRDVNLRAARDGVLRDPLSGNVGSIDTAEFMQTIEDVTGARSDVRLRIYAAGDIYTEGPVKIRFELK encoded by the coding sequence TTGTTTGAACTCTTCAGAGAGATAAACTGGAGCCTTCTTGGAACACTGGCAGTCGTCAGTGCACTTGTTGCGTGGGCCGGTGATATTATCGGGATGAAGCTGGGCAAAAAAAGGGTCACCTTTTTGAAGCTCCGCCCCAAATATACGTCGAGGATAATCTCCGTGATCACCGGTATCGGCATCGCACTCTTCACCCTCTTTGTGATAAGCGTGGCCTCGGAACCTGTCAGAACAGCCCTTTTCAGCATGAACTATGTCCAGAACCAGATCACAAGCCTTACGGCCGAACTGCAGCAGAACAGGGCCAACCTCCAGGGCATGGAGCTGGAGCTTTTCAGGAGCAAGGGAGATGTAATAGAAAAGCAGGAAGAGCTCAACTCCCTTGAACAGAAGCTTGCCGCAGGAACGAAAAACCTGAAGGAGGCAAGGGCAGAGCTTGAGAAAATGACTGCGATAAAGGAAAAGACAGAAGAAGAGCAAAAGGTCCTTCTTGAAGAAAAGACCGCACTTGAACAGGAGACGAGAAAGCTGGAGTCGTCTGTCGCATCGCTGAAAAACGAAGCGGAACGGCTCAAAGCAGACATACAGCGTCTAAGGGAGGGCAGGATCGCCGCACTGACGGGGGAAAAGCTTGCACAGGGCGTCATCAGCGGACCCGATCTGACTCCACATCAGCTTGATCAGGCAGTCGAAAGGCTGGTTGAAGAGACCCGTGCTCTCCTTGCATATCGTTTCGGAACAAAGCCCGAAGCGATAAAAAAGCCGCTTGTCGATAAAAATTCGGTCGACCGGGCAAAGTCCGTACTCTCAAAGACCCCCGGACGCTGGCTCCTGAGGCTCACAGCCCTTTCCAACGCAGTAGAGGGAGAGCCTGTGATGGCTGAACTGGAGACATACAATACAAAGCGCATTTTTGCTTCGGGGGATATGCTGGCGGAAAAGATCATAAATAAGGGGTCCTCCAGGGAAGAGGCCGAAGAGATGCTTTTTCTGATGCTCAGGGACGTAAACCTTAGGGCAGCAAGAGACGGTGTACTCAGGGATCCGCTCAGCGGCAACGTAGGCTCGATCGATACGGCAGAGTTCATGCAGACCATTGAAGACGTTACCGGCGCCAGGTCCGATGTCAGGCTCAGGATATATGCCGCCGGGGACATTTACACTGAAGGTCCCGTAAAGATAAGATTTGAATTAAAATAA
- the lat gene encoding L-lysine 6-transaminase: MTAKFSVEPKDVFKTIESLLLRDGFDIVIDMERSKGSHIHDSASGADWLDFYTFFASSPFGMNHPKLETPEFKEKIFRAAINKVANSDIYTQEMAEFIKMFGEVAVPDGFKHTFFIDYGTLAVENTFKVAMDWKVSKLLAAGKVTKGDAYDGKVGTKIMHFNEAFHGRSGYTLSVTNTNDPNKHQRFAKFTDWPRVLNPKITFPLEDHIGEVEWLEAQSLKQIKHAIANDPNGIAAIIIETIQGEGGDNHFRTEYYQQLRQICDESDIMLIFDEVQCGMGITGKMWAWEHHAPVKPDIFSFGKKAQVCGLVAGPRVDEVEKNCFTVSSRINSTWGGNTVDMVRAAKYLEIYREEKVLDYVSNVAGPALLKGLHELQAEFPEFIRNVRGKGLMCAYDICSPELRDKFLKECHANRMLILGCGSNTVRFRPALNVPIADLEKGIEISRKAAKAVFKK; this comes from the coding sequence ATGACAGCAAAATTTTCAGTAGAGCCCAAGGATGTTTTTAAGACAATTGAAAGCCTTTTGCTCAGAGACGGTTTCGATATCGTTATCGATATGGAAAGATCCAAAGGCAGCCATATCCATGATTCGGCCAGCGGGGCCGACTGGCTTGACTTCTATACCTTCTTTGCGTCATCGCCCTTCGGAATGAACCACCCCAAGCTTGAGACACCCGAATTCAAGGAAAAGATCTTCCGCGCAGCCATCAACAAAGTGGCGAACTCCGACATATATACTCAGGAAATGGCCGAGTTCATAAAGATGTTCGGAGAGGTGGCAGTCCCCGACGGTTTCAAACACACATTCTTTATCGACTATGGTACGCTGGCTGTCGAGAACACCTTCAAGGTGGCAATGGACTGGAAGGTCAGCAAGCTGCTTGCCGCCGGAAAGGTCACAAAGGGAGATGCGTACGACGGCAAGGTCGGGACAAAGATCATGCACTTCAACGAAGCATTCCACGGCCGCAGCGGATACACGCTTTCCGTTACCAACACCAATGACCCCAACAAACACCAGCGTTTTGCCAAGTTCACGGATTGGCCGCGCGTTCTCAACCCCAAGATCACATTCCCGCTCGAAGACCACATCGGAGAGGTCGAATGGCTCGAAGCTCAGTCGCTGAAACAGATCAAGCATGCGATAGCCAACGACCCCAACGGCATAGCCGCGATCATCATCGAGACTATCCAGGGCGAGGGCGGCGACAACCACTTCCGCACCGAATACTACCAGCAGCTCCGCCAGATCTGCGACGAGTCAGACATAATGCTGATATTTGACGAAGTCCAGTGCGGAATGGGCATCACGGGAAAGATGTGGGCATGGGAACATCACGCACCCGTAAAACCCGACATCTTCTCGTTCGGCAAGAAGGCCCAGGTCTGCGGACTGGTCGCAGGACCGAGGGTAGATGAAGTCGAGAAGAACTGCTTCACGGTATCAAGCCGGATCAACTCAACATGGGGCGGAAACACCGTGGACATGGTCCGCGCAGCGAAGTACCTTGAGATCTACCGCGAAGAGAAGGTCCTCGACTATGTGAGCAACGTCGCCGGCCCGGCCCTTCTTAAGGGACTCCACGAACTCCAGGCCGAGTTCCCCGAGTTCATCAGGAACGTCAGAGGCAAAGGACTGATGTGCGCATACGATATCTGCTCGCCCGAACTCCGCGACAAGTTCCTCAAGGAATGCCACGCAAACAGGATGCTCATCCTCGGCTGCGGCAGCAACACAGTCCGCTTCCGTCCGGCACTCAATGTTCCGATCGCAGACCTCGAAAAGGGCATCGAGATATCACGCAAGGCAGCAAAGGCCGTTTTCAAGAAGTAA
- a CDS encoding rod shape-determining protein: protein MWSKDIGIDLGTATVIVFIKGKGVVLREPSVVALDQNSGKILSVGEDAKVMIGRTPENVVAIRPLRDGVIADYTMTEVMLREFIKKVTSGIERIVRHRVMIGVPAGATDVERRAVLEAALEVGAKEAYLIEEPMAAAIGANMPVGEPVGNMVVDVGGGTTDIAIASLGGLVVFESLRVGGDKFDEAIIRYMRRQYNLAIGEQTAEDLKKTIGSCTERNPDKTMEIRGRDLVQGLPRQITVSSSDVVRAIEEPVGTIISGIKRVLEKTPPELAADVIDRGIILTGGGAYLNGLDQLIMEETEINAVVAESASECVALGTGIALESLDKLKETGAIYSATRRGYKGR, encoded by the coding sequence TTGTGGAGCAAGGATATTGGCATAGATCTTGGTACTGCTACTGTAATTGTATTTATTAAGGGAAAGGGAGTCGTCCTGAGGGAGCCCTCTGTGGTCGCCCTTGACCAGAATTCAGGCAAGATCCTTTCTGTAGGTGAGGATGCCAAAGTTATGATAGGAAGGACTCCCGAGAACGTAGTTGCCATACGTCCGCTTCGTGACGGAGTAATTGCAGACTACACCATGACGGAGGTAATGCTGAGGGAGTTCATAAAAAAAGTCACGTCCGGCATCGAGAGAATAGTCAGGCATAGGGTCATGATAGGAGTGCCCGCGGGTGCGACCGATGTTGAAAGACGGGCCGTCCTTGAAGCTGCCCTTGAAGTGGGTGCCAAGGAGGCGTATCTTATTGAGGAACCGATGGCGGCGGCGATAGGTGCCAATATGCCTGTAGGCGAGCCTGTCGGGAACATGGTGGTGGACGTAGGAGGGGGAACGACCGACATCGCGATCGCCTCGCTCGGCGGACTTGTCGTCTTTGAATCGCTGAGAGTCGGGGGAGACAAGTTTGATGAGGCGATCATCCGGTACATGAGGCGCCAGTACAATCTGGCGATCGGAGAGCAGACGGCGGAAGACCTTAAGAAGACCATCGGCTCATGTACGGAGAGAAATCCGGATAAGACCATGGAGATCCGGGGAAGGGATCTTGTTCAGGGGCTCCCGAGGCAGATCACGGTATCAAGCTCAGATGTTGTGAGGGCCATAGAAGAACCGGTGGGAACGATAATCTCCGGCATTAAAAGGGTCCTCGAAAAAACACCGCCCGAACTTGCGGCCGACGTTATAGACAGGGGGATAATCCTGACAGGCGGAGGCGCATACCTTAATGGGCTTGACCAGCTGATCATGGAGGAGACGGAAATAAATGCCGTAGTTGCCGAATCAGCCTCCGAGTGTGTAGCTCTCGGGACCGGCATAGCTCTTGAATCCCTTGACAAACTGAAGGAGACCGGAGCGATCTACTCTGCGACCCGCCGCGGTTACAAGGGAAGATGA